TCGCCGAGGGCTTCGAGGAAGGCGTAGTAGATAATCTTCTTATAGGAGCTCAGCTTGTTGAAGACCAGCAGGATTTTGAGCTTGGGCGTGTCGTTGGCCTGCACGTAGTAGCCCTTGCCCTGCACGGAGGTAATAAAGCCCCGCTCGCGCAGTTCGCGGTAGGCTTTTTCCACCGTGTCGCGGGCCAGGTAGTGTTCCACGCTGAGCTCCGAAATAGAGGGGAGCTGGTCGCCGTTGCGCAGGATGCCGCGCTCAATGTCCATGATAACCGACTGCACAATCTGCTTGTACTTCGGGGTTTTGTCGTGGGGCTTGAGCTGGAGAGAATAGGAGCCGGCAGAGGCAGAATCGCGCTGAGGGTCTTTAGCGCCCGAGGTGGTATTCCGGCCGCGGTAATCCGAGTTGACAATCATGACAGGAGAAAGGCTGGGGTGGGAAAGGAGAGGTCATGATAAAGCAGAAAGGGCGGATAGGCAAATCCATAAAATTGAATATTGGCAAGGCCAAAGCGGAAACAGGCCTGGAGAGGGGCCGGCAACCAACTCAGCTTCAGGAAGCTAAAAACCCATCGTATCTACGTAGTCTAAAGATAAGAAATAGGCCGGAATTGCCCGGGAAAGCCAAAACCTGGCGAACCAATCCGTAGAATCGGCCCGCCAGGTTTTGGTAGGATACCAGGAAGGTCCAGACTTAGCGCACGAAGGCCATAGCCACGCCGCCGTCCACGTTAAGCACATTACCGGTGCTCTTGCTCAAAGAGCCGTCCACGAAGACCAGCACCGCCTTGGCAATGTCTTCGGCCAACACTTCCTCGCCCAGCAGGGTGCGCTTGGCGTAGTGAGCCGGCAGCTCTTCCACGCTCACGCCGTAGGCCTTGGCCCGCCCTTCGGCCCAGCCGCTTTCCCAGATCTTGGAGCCGCGCAGCACGGCGTCGGGGTTCACGGTGTTGACGCGGATTTTGTCGGCGCCCAGCTCGGCGGCCAACAGGCGCGACATGTGCAGCTGAGCGGCTTTGGCTGTGCCGTAGGCCACGTTGTTGGGGCCGGCCACCAGGCCGTTTTTGCTGGCAATGTTGACCACGTCGCCACCCAGGTTCTGCTTGCGCAGAATCTCCACGGCCTGCTGGGTTACCAGAAACTGGCCTTTCACCAGCACATCGTTGAGGATGTCCCAGTCGGCCTGGGTGGTTTCGGCCAGGGGCTTGCTGATGGAGAGGCCCGCGCAGTTGACCACAATGTCGACGCCGCCAAACTGCAGCACCGTGGCCCGGAACGAGTCGGCAATGGCCTGGGCATTGGTCACGTCGATGGGAGCCGTCAGGGCGTTGTCTTGGCCGTAGCGCTTGCGCAGGTTAGTCTGGGTTTCGTCGAGCCGGTCCCGGTCGGTGGCCACTACCACAGCGCCGTTTTGCAGCAGCAATTCGCAGATGGCCAGCCCGATGCCGCCCGTGCCGCCCGTGACGTAGGCCACCTGGCCCGACAGGCTTTTGGGCTTGGGCATGCGCTGGAGCTTGGCTTCCTCGAGCAGCCAGTACTCGATGTTGAAAGCTTCCTGCTCGGCCAGGCCGGTGTATTCCGACACGGCCTCAGCGCCCTTCATGACGTTGATGGCGTTGGTGTAGAACTCGGCGGCCACGCGCGCGGTCTGCTTGTCTTTGGCGAAGGAGAACATGCCCACCCCGGGCCACAGAATCACCACCGGGTTGGGGTCGCGCATGGCGGGCGAATTACTGTGCTTGCTGCGCTCGTAATAGGCGGCATAGTCCTGGCGGTAAGCGGCAAACTGTTCCTGCAGGTACTCTTTCACGGCCGAAAGCGGCTGGCGCATGGTGGCCTCGTCGAGCACCAGCGGGCGGATCTTGGTGCGCAGGAAATGGTCGGGGCAGGAGGTGCCTTTCTGGGCCAGGCGGGCCAGGTCGTGGGAATTAACAAACTCCAGCACCCGGGCGTCGTCGGTGTAGTGGCCCACCATGCGGCGCTGCCCGGAGGCCAAACCGCGCAGGATGGGCATTACCTCGGCCGCCTGCTGCTTACGGGTTTCGGCGTCGGGACCGTTTTCCAGCTTCACCCCGCCGAAAACCGGCTTGTGCTTGCCGTAGTTGGCCTCCAGGTACGTGGCCGCCATTTCAATGACTTCCAGCGTGTTGATATACGACTCGTAGCTCGTATTGCCCCAGGTAAAGAGGCCGTGTCCGCCCAGGATAACGCCACGCAGATTCGGATTCTCAGCCACGATTTTTTCCAGCTGCAAGCCCAGGTCGAAGCCCGGTTTCTGCCAGGGCAGCCAGCCCATGGTATCGCCCCAAATGTCGCGCATGATTTGCTCGCCGTCCTTGCTGGCGGCAATGGCAATCAGGGCATCGGGGTGGAGGTGGTCGATGTGCTTGAAGGGCAGCAGGCCGTGCAGGGGCGTATCAATACTCGGCGTGGCGCACTTGGGGTCGAAGAGGCAGTACTCAAACAGGGCCACCATTTCATCCTCAAATTGCAGGCCGCGGTATCGGTTTTTTAGCGCGTGCAGCTTTTCTACATATAAGTTGGCGCAGCCGGCCTTGGTGAGCGTGCCAATGTCGCCGCCCGAGCCTTTCACCCACATAACTTCCACCGGCTGGCCCGTGACGGGGTCGGTTTCGGTGAGCTTGCAGCTGGTATTGCCGCCGGCGTAGTTGGTCAGGCGCAAATCGGCGCCGAGCAGGTTGGAGCGGTATAGAAACAGGGCAACTTCGTCGTTGCTTAACTCTAGCGCCTTGGCTTCGTCCCAGAGATAACTAACGTGTTGAAAGGTCAGCGTTTTTTCCATGATGGCGCTTCTGTTTAGGGAGTATGCAGAAAACAGGTAAGAATTGCTTTTCAACAAATTACGCGGGCCGGCCTGGGGCCAACATCCTGCACTCTCCTGCTCAGCGGGAAAATAATTATTGCCGGCCACTGCAACGAAAAATAAGTGAGTCGTTACTTTTCCAGGCAGGAGAGCACAGGAAAGTTGGGCGCCAGGAGAAGGGCAGATTTGCCTAAACCCACCACATTTACCACTATGGCAGTCATTTGGGGAGTAATCTTACACGCATTAGGCGGTTTTGCCTCCGGCAGCTTTTATCTGCCCTACAAGAAAGTGAAAGGCTGGTCCTGGGAAAGCTACTGGCTGGTGGGCGGCATCGTAAGCTGGGTGTTTGCGCCCCTCATCATGGGCTCCCTGACCGTGAAAAACCTGTTCGGCGTGCTGGCCCAGGCCGATACCTCCACGCTGGCCTGGACCTACATGTGGGGCGTGCTCTGGGGCTTCGGCGGCCTTACCTTCGGCCTGGCGATGCGCTACCTGGGTCTTTCGCTGGGCATGGCCGTCACGTTGGGCTTGTGCGCCGTGTTTGGCACCATCGTGCCGCCGCTCTGGCTCGGTACTTTCCCGACGCTGATTCAGTCGGCCTCCGGGCAGATGATTCTGATGGGCCTGGTGGTGTGTGTAATGGGCATTCTGATCTGCGGCCTGGCCGGCATCATGAAGGAAAAGCACCTAACGGCCGACCAGAAAAAGGAGGGCGTGGCCGAGTTTGACCTGCGCAAAGGCATCGGGGTAGCTATTTTTTCGGGCGTAATGAGTGCCTGCATGTCGTTTGGCCTGACGGCCGGGCAGCCCATTGCCGACCTGGCCAAGGCTTCCGGCACCGACCCGCTCTACATGAACAACGCCGTGCTGGTCGTGGTGCTACTGGGCGGCCTGACCACCAACGCCATCTGGTGTATTTACCTCAACATCAAGAACAAGACTTACACCGACTACCTCAACCCCACGGCCCCGGCTCTGCGCAACGTCCTGTTTTGCGCCGCTGCTGGCTTTACGTGGTACCTGCAGTTTTTCTTCTATGGCATGGGCGATTCGCAGATGGGCGAGTTCCGCTTCTCGGGCTGGACGCTGCACATGGCCTTTATCATTGCATTCAGCTCGTTCTGGGGCCTGTACCTGCACGAGTGGCGCGGGGCCAACCGCCTCACCATGCGCACCGTGTCACTGGGCATTCTGGCGGTAGTGTTG
Above is a genomic segment from Hymenobacter cellulosivorans containing:
- the rhaT gene encoding L-rhamnose/proton symporter RhaT, whose protein sequence is MAVIWGVILHALGGFASGSFYLPYKKVKGWSWESYWLVGGIVSWVFAPLIMGSLTVKNLFGVLAQADTSTLAWTYMWGVLWGFGGLTFGLAMRYLGLSLGMAVTLGLCAVFGTIVPPLWLGTFPTLIQSASGQMILMGLVVCVMGILICGLAGIMKEKHLTADQKKEGVAEFDLRKGIGVAIFSGVMSACMSFGLTAGQPIADLAKASGTDPLYMNNAVLVVVLLGGLTTNAIWCIYLNIKNKTYTDYLNPTAPALRNVLFCAAAGFTWYLQFFFYGMGDSQMGEFRFSGWTLHMAFIIAFSSFWGLYLHEWRGANRLTMRTVSLGILAVVLSTVIVGYGNYLGSETEAAPEARVEPTETSAGQVATTSEETNNAAAAQD
- a CDS encoding bifunctional aldolase/short-chain dehydrogenase produces the protein MEKTLTFQHVSYLWDEAKALELSNDEVALFLYRSNLLGADLRLTNYAGGNTSCKLTETDPVTGQPVEVMWVKGSGGDIGTLTKAGCANLYVEKLHALKNRYRGLQFEDEMVALFEYCLFDPKCATPSIDTPLHGLLPFKHIDHLHPDALIAIAASKDGEQIMRDIWGDTMGWLPWQKPGFDLGLQLEKIVAENPNLRGVILGGHGLFTWGNTSYESYINTLEVIEMAATYLEANYGKHKPVFGGVKLENGPDAETRKQQAAEVMPILRGLASGQRRMVGHYTDDARVLEFVNSHDLARLAQKGTSCPDHFLRTKIRPLVLDEATMRQPLSAVKEYLQEQFAAYRQDYAAYYERSKHSNSPAMRDPNPVVILWPGVGMFSFAKDKQTARVAAEFYTNAINVMKGAEAVSEYTGLAEQEAFNIEYWLLEEAKLQRMPKPKSLSGQVAYVTGGTGGIGLAICELLLQNGAVVVATDRDRLDETQTNLRKRYGQDNALTAPIDVTNAQAIADSFRATVLQFGGVDIVVNCAGLSISKPLAETTQADWDILNDVLVKGQFLVTQQAVEILRKQNLGGDVVNIASKNGLVAGPNNVAYGTAKAAQLHMSRLLAAELGADKIRVNTVNPDAVLRGSKIWESGWAEGRAKAYGVSVEELPAHYAKRTLLGEEVLAEDIAKAVLVFVDGSLSKSTGNVLNVDGGVAMAFVR